A window of the Lolium perenne isolate Kyuss_39 chromosome 7, Kyuss_2.0, whole genome shotgun sequence genome harbors these coding sequences:
- the LOC127303823 gene encoding protein ALP1-like, giving the protein MVALAYASTQRSPRDLGAFDDFEKKVAYRKYVLARTYNGTETRCYDELRLTKRNFHNLCAMLREKGGLKDTTYVTVEENVAMFLQVVGHGTKMQMIGYERSLETTSRHFGNVLTAILSLTGEFIKLPEPTATPPDDYKWKWFPNALGALDGCHIDVFVRVADKGRYRNRKQDITTNMLGVVDWNMKFLYVLPGWEGSASDSKVLKDDMRIDRQDAFVVPEGKYYLVDAGYTNGPGFLSPFRSTRYHLKEWAASILGPQTEKELYNLRHSRARNVVERCFGLLKKKWAILRSCSFFSIEDQIRIINACCVLHNYARDRQHVRDDLLLQEIDAELVATVPEPADDVALIRSVQLSETCTTFRQALADELFAEYLVTHDELAME; this is encoded by the exons ATGGTTGCATTAGCATATGCTAGTACTCAAAGGTCACCGAGGGACCTAGGTGCCTTCGATGACTTTGAGAAGAAGGTGGCATATAGAAAGTATGTATTGGCAAGAACATACAATGGGACGGAGACAAGATGCTATGATGAGTTGCGTTTAACAAAAAGAAATTTCCATAATCTTTGTGCTATGCTGCGTGAGAAGGGTGGTCTCAAAGATACAACCTATGTCACGGTAGAAGAAAATGTTGCTATGTTCTTACAAGTAGTTGGGCATGGAACTaaaatgcagatgattggctatgAGCGGTCTTTAGAGACAACCAGTAGGCACTTCGGTAATGTGTTAACTGCCATCTTATCTCTAACTGGGGAGTTCATCAAGCTTCCTGAGCCTACTGCCACCCCTCCCGATGATTACAAATGGAAGTGGTTTCCCAATGCACTTGGAGCTCTAGACGGGTGTCATATTGATGTGTTTGTTAGGGTGGCTGACAAAGGGAGGTATAGGAATAGAAAACAAGACATCACCACTAATATGTTGGGTGTGGTTGATTGGAACATGAAGTTTCTCTATGTTCTACCTGGTTGGGAGGGCTCGGCATCGGACTCTAAAGTGTTGAAAGATGACATGAGAATTGACCGCCAAGATGCATTTGTTGTACCAGAGG GGAAGTACTACCTAGTTGATGCGGGTTATACAAATGGACCTGGATTCCTATCTCCATTTCGATCCACTAGGTACCACTTGAAAGAGTGGGCTGCTAGTATACTAGGGCCCCAAACTGAAAAGGAGTTGTACAACTTGAGGCATTCTCGTGCTAGAAATGTAGTGGAGAGATGTTTTGGGCTATTGAAGAAAAAATGGGCCATCCTACGTTCTTGTTCTTTCTTTTCCATAGAAGACCAG ATTCGAATTATTAATGCTTGTTGTGTGTTGCACAACTATGCAAGGGATAGACAACATGTGAGGGATGATCTATTGCTGCAGGAGATTGACGCTGAACTAGTAGCTACGGTCCCTGAACCTGCAGATGATGTCGCACTAATTAGAAGTGTGCAACTAAGCGAGACATGTACCACGTTTAGGCAGGCTTTAGCTGATGAGCTGTTTGCTGAGTACCTTGTGACACATGACGAACTAGCAATGGAGTAG
- the LOC127298053 gene encoding uncharacterized protein codes for MEPLAEYIYVLTIYNMLFLLTCIIYVTCRSMAEPKNKKASRTYLVWTNEMDTALLSVLVDHHNRGDHAQNGWKPHVYNACIKHVKETCNIVINKDKIVARIKTFDKHYEVINKMLSQSGFGWDWDNNMVSVDSDEVWARYVEANKDAAPYRHKEVKNWQAISTIYSKDHATGAGARTGGECAQVGSSSVPQVVVEDDEETPELPKKKKQRTADAIMSMVGELRMTFEEALNSTAPLPPPPPPPAPKVTPSSEILVELKKIPDLVGNELLIAYGKVTANERTFESLMALPMELRKAWLMTLP; via the exons ATGGAACCTTTGGCTGAATATATATATGTTTTAACTATCTACAACATGCTATTTCTCCTTACTTGTATTATATATGTCACTTGTAGAAGCATGGCTGAACCAAAAAATAAGAAGGCTAGTAGGACTTACCTTGTGTGGACTAATGAGATGGACACTGCATTATTGTCCGTTCTTGTTGACCATCACAACAGAGGTGACCATGCACAAAATGGTTGGAAGCCACATGTGTACAATGCTTGCATAAAGCATGTGAAGGAGACATGTAATATTGTCATCAACAAAGACAAGATAGTAGCAAGAATTAAAACATTTGACAAGCATTATGAAGTTATCAACAAGATGCTTTCCCAGAGTGGCTTTGGATGGGATTGGGATAATAACATGGTGAGTGTTGACAGTGATGAAGTGTGGGCTAGATATGTGGAG GCAAACAAGGATGCAGCTCCATATAGGCACAAAGAAGTGAAGAATTGGCAAGCTATCTCTACTATATATTCAAAAGACCATGCCACGGGTGCAGGTGCAAGGACAGGAGGTGAGTGTGCTCAAGTTGGATCCTCATCCGTTCCTCAGGTGGTGGTTGAGGATGATGAAGAAACTCCAGAGCTGCCTAAGAAGAAGAAGCAACGCACTGCTGATGCTATCATGAGCATGGTGGGAGAGCTGAGAATGACGTTTGAGGAGGCTTTGAACTCAACCgccccactaccaccaccaccaccaccaccagcaccaAAGGTTACTCCTTCATCTGAAAtcttggttgaactgaagaaaaTACCAGATTTGGTGGGTAATGAGCTGTTGATAGCTTATGGGAAGGTCACCGCCAACGAGCGCACCTTCGAATCACTCATGGCACTACCCATGGAACTGAGGAAGGCATGGCTCATGACCTTGCCTTGA